A window of Burkholderiales bacterium contains these coding sequences:
- a CDS encoding metalloregulator ArsR/SmtB family transcription factor, producing the protein MDNAQAVALFESLASEPRLAIYRLLVRYGSQGLVAGEIAGMLDMAPSNLSFHLKALAQAGLVTASQEGRYMRYRANIPLMLTLIAYLTEECCAHQPGECASLRAASSCSPTVLPPLKTKRKKEIQT; encoded by the coding sequence GTGGACAACGCCCAAGCCGTCGCCCTTTTCGAATCCCTCGCCTCGGAACCCCGTCTTGCCATCTACCGCCTCCTGGTGCGCTATGGCAGCCAAGGCCTGGTGGCGGGCGAAATCGCCGGCATGCTGGACATGGCGCCCAGCAACCTCTCCTTCCATCTCAAGGCCCTCGCCCAGGCGGGGCTGGTGACGGCGTCCCAGGAAGGCCGCTATATGCGCTATCGCGCCAACATTCCCCTGATGCTTACACTCATCGCCTATCTCACCGAGGAATGCTGCGCCCATCAGCCGGGGGAATGTGCGAGCCTGCGCGCAGCCTCCTCCTGCTCCCCCACTGTGCTGCCACCGCTGAAAACCAAACGCAAGAAGGAAATTCAGACATGA